A segment of the Deltaproteobacteria bacterium genome:
CCTCGTGGTGAGCGGCGGGTGGGGGATCTGACGGTGCCGCCCGCAGGGAGCGACTGGCCGCTCTCCCGGGGTCGCGCCTGGAGCGTGTCTCTCGCCGGCACCCTCACGATGGCCGTGAGCTACGTGGACCGGCAGGCCCTCGCCGCGCTCGCTCCGACGGTGACGCGCGAGCTCGCCATCTCCGACCCGGCCTACGGCTGGTTGCAGGCGGCCTTCTCGCTGGCCTACCTGGTGGCCGCGCCCCTCGCCGGACGGTGGGTCGACCGCGCCGGCGCACGCCTGGCGCTCTTCGCGGCGGTGCTGGTCTGGTCGGTGGTGGCCGCTTCCCACGCGCTGGTCCCCGGGTACGCCGCGCTCTTCGCGCTGCGCATCCTCCTCGGTCTGGCGGAGGCGCCTTCGTTTCCCGGCGCCGCGCAGACCGTGCAGCGCGTCCTGCCGCCCCCCGACCGTGCGGCGGGTTTCGGCGTGCTCTTCACCGGGAGCTCCGTCGGCGCGGCGGTGGCGCCGCCCCTGGCCGTCGCGCTGGCGGGGCGCTTCGGCTGGCGGCTGTCGTTCGTGGGGACCTCGCTGGCCGGGCTCCTCTGGCTCCCGCTCTGGTGGTGGGCCACGCGCCCGCGCGAGGTGCGAGCCCTTCTCGACCGGCGAGGTGCGCCCAACGTCTCGCGAGCCGCCCCGTCGCCCTTCCGGCTGGCGAGGCATCCGGCAGTGCTTCGCGCGATGGCGGTGGTCGTCGCGACCTCGCCCGCCCTGGCCTTCCTGCTCCTCTGGGGGGCCAAGCTCCTCGTGGCGCTTTTCGGTATGAGTCAGGCCGAGACCGCCCGCTACCTCTGGTTCCCCCCTCTCTGCTTCGACGCCGGCAGCGTGCTCTTCGGCGCTCTCGCCACGCGCGTCGACCGCCGACATTGGGCCGCCCCGCAGCGCCTCGACACCCCCCACCGAGGCCTCTTCGCCCTCGCGCTGCTGCTCACGGCAGGGCTCGCCCTCGTTCCGTTCGCTCGCACGCCGTGGGAGGCGATGGGGTGCGGGGGCCTCGCCATGGCGGGAGGCGGCGGGCTCCTCGCGCTCCTCACCTCCGACATGCTGGCGCGCGTGCCGCAGGAAGCCATCTCCACCGCCAGCGGGGTAACGGCCGCGGCCCAGTCCGCCGCGTACATCGTGGCGAACCCGCTCATCGGTTTTGCCGTCAAGAGGACCGGGAGCTACCGGCCGGCGATCTTCGGTCTCGCCGCGTGGCTGCTTCCCGGCTGTCTGACCTGGCTCCTTTGGCGACCGCCACCTAGGGTCGTCCGCGCGGAGGGGCCTCCGCGCGAGGAGCATGCAGAGGAGTCCTAACTGGTTTTCTGCGCCTCGCGATGCAAGGTCGCGGGGCGCGGCCGTCCCTGATAAGCTGGCGTCCTGGCGAACGAAGGCCACAGCACAGCATGACCACAGATCCCCTGCTCTTCGCCCGGTCCATCGTGTCCGGGTTCCCCGACGCTGCGGTGCTGCTCGACCGGGAACTCCGTGCGGTGCACTACAACTCGATCTTCGTCTCCCTCACGGGGCTTCGTCATCGGGACCTCCAGCGCACGCTCGCGAAGGGGGCCTCGGTCTTCGAGGTGCTCGGGCACTCGGTAGACACCGATCGCCGCAACGCCGAGGCGAGTCTGGGCGGCGGACGCGTGATCCACCTCGCCGAGGTGCGCGTCCAGAACCTGTCGGGGCAGACCTTCACCGTGCTGCAGACCTTCATCCCGCTCCTCGACGAGGGGGGCGTGGCGGTCGGCGTGATCGAGGCCTTCCGGGACGTGAGCGCCGAAGCGCGCATGCAGATGCACTACAAGGAGCTGCTCGCGCAGGAACGCGCGCGCGCCGACGACCTCGAGCGGCAGGTGCTGCAGCGAACGAACGAGCTCACGGCGGCGCTCGAGGAGGTCACGCGGCTCTCCCTCGTGGATCCGCTCACGGGCGTCCTCAATCGCCGGGCCTTCACCGAGTACGCGGAGCAGGCGCTGAGCCTCGCCCGCCGGCACGACCGCTCGGTGGGTCTCTTGATGTGCGACCTCGACTTCTTCAAGAAGCTGAACGACACCCACGGCCACCAGGCCGGTGACTCGATCCTGGTCGCCACGGCGCAGGGTCTCGGGCGCACCGTGCGGCAGACGGACAAGGTGGCCCGCTTCGGCGGGGAGGAATTCCTCGTCCTGCTCACCGAGACGTTGCCCGAGGCCGTGGTGCAGGTGGCCGAGCGCTGCCGCCAGGTGGTCTACGACCTGCCCGTGGGGGAGCTCGTCCCGGGGTCCACGCGGCGCCAGACCATCTCCATCGGCGTGGCGGTCTTCCCCGAGCACGGCCGGTCGCTCGAGGAGCTGGTGGGCCACGCGGACGAGGCGCTCTACGAGGCGAAGCGTCTCGGGCGCAATCGCGTGGAGGTCTACTCCCCGCGCACCGAGGCGCCGCCCCCGCAGGCGCTGCACCGCAACACCGTGCGGGCCCTGATCGTGGACCCCGACCGCGGGCGGGCGGAGGCCTACCGCAAGGCGCTCGACGCGCGCTACGAGGTCTCGGTGGCCCACGCAGCCACGACCGGACTCACCTTCTGCGCGCACGAGCAGTTCGACGTGGTCATCGCGGACCAGGATCTTGGCACCGAGAGCGGCGTGGAGTTCCTGCGCAACACGCAGGCGTTTCTCCCGGGAGCCCTGCGGGTGCTCTTCCTCGACACGCAAGACATCTTCATCGCCATCCGTGGGACGAACGTGGCGCGCGTGGACTTCTTCCTCCTGCGTGCGGACGGGGCGACGCACCTCCCCGCCGCCGTCGAGGACGGCCTCGTGCGCCGCGAGCTCGCCCGCCAGAACCTGCGTACGCCGTCGGACATCCTGCGCGCGGTGGCGCCGGACCAGGCCGACGAGATCGATCGCCTGATCACGGATCGGGCGCTGAAGCTGCTCTATCAGCCGATCGTGGAGGTGGGCTCGCGCAAGCTCTTCGCCTACGAGGCGCTCTGTCGCGCCGCGAGCGTCTCGCTCGCCAGCCCCGAGGTGCTCTTCGACGCGGCCCTGCGCGTCGGTCGCCTCTGGAAGCTCGGGCGCACCGTGCGCGAGCTGATCGCCGACGGGCTCGCCGCGGTGCCCGACTCGTGCCTCGTCTTCGTGAACCTGCACCCGGCCGAGATCCGCGACCCGCACCTGATGGAGGGGGAGCGGCACCTCCGCGCGTACGCCTCGCGGGTGGTCTTCGAGCTGACCGAGCGCGCCGCCATCCCGGACTTCGGCTGCTTCCTGGACACGGTCGACAGCCTGCGGGCCCTCGGCTACCGCTTCGCCGTGGACGATCTGGGAGCTGGTTACGCCAGCCTCAACTCGGTGGCCCTCCTCGGACCGGACTTCATCAAGATCGATCGCTCGATGGTGCGCGACGTGGACAAGGCCGGACGCCGCTCGCGCCTCATCAACCGCATCGTGGACTTCGCCAATGGCGAGGGGATCCGCGTCATCGCCGAGGGGGTGGAGAGCGAGGAGGAGGCGGTGACCCTGTCGGATCTGGGATGCCACCTCTTGCAGGGCTACCACTTCGGGCGGCCCGCCGCGCTGCCGGGGACGAGCAGCGATTGAGTCGTGGGCCGTCGCCTCTTCGCGCCGATGCTCGCCGCCGCCGCCCTCGTCTGCGCCGGACCGGCGCGCTCCGCTCTCGCGCAGGCTGAGCCCGGGCCGAGCCCCTCCTTCGAGACGGTGGTGCACGGGCCCAAGGGGCCGCCACGCCTGCCGCAGGGGCGCGCCACGAGCCGCGTCGGTCGTGAGGAGCTGGAGGAGCGCCTCCCCAGGTCCACCCCCGATGCGCTGCGCTACGAGCCGGGCGTGTTCGTCCAGCAGACCGGGCACGGGCAGGCCTCGGCCTACGTGCGGGGGCGCACGGGCCAGCAGACGGTGCTGCTCTTCGACGGCGTGCGGCTGAACACCAGCACCTTCCGGCAGGGGCCGAACCAGTACTTCTTCACGGTGGACGCGCGTACGGTCCAGAGCCTCGAGGTCCTGCGCGGAGGGGCCTCCACGCTCTACGGTAGCGACGCGATTGGCGGCGTGCTGCAGGCCAACCCCATCGAGCCGACGCTTCGTGCGGAGGATCGCGGGTGGCGGCGGGTGCGGCCGGCGGCGATGCTTCGTTATGGCTCGGCCGACGGCGAGCTCGGGGGGCGCGTGCAGCTCGACCTCCAGCTCGGCGACCGCGCCGCCTTCGTGGGCGGCACGGGGTACCGGCGCGTGGGGGCGCTCGAGGGGGGCGGCCTGCTGCGGAGTCGCTCGACGGGGGAGCCGTCGCTCGTGCCGCGCCTGGCGGAGGATGGCCGCACGCAGCTCGGCACGGGCTTTCGGGAGCTCGCCTCCGACGGGCGACTCGCCGTGCGGCTCG
Coding sequences within it:
- a CDS encoding MFS transporter; translated protein: MGDLTVPPAGSDWPLSRGRAWSVSLAGTLTMAVSYVDRQALAALAPTVTRELAISDPAYGWLQAAFSLAYLVAAPLAGRWVDRAGARLALFAAVLVWSVVAASHALVPGYAALFALRILLGLAEAPSFPGAAQTVQRVLPPPDRAAGFGVLFTGSSVGAAVAPPLAVALAGRFGWRLSFVGTSLAGLLWLPLWWWATRPREVRALLDRRGAPNVSRAAPSPFRLARHPAVLRAMAVVVATSPALAFLLLWGAKLLVALFGMSQAETARYLWFPPLCFDAGSVLFGALATRVDRRHWAAPQRLDTPHRGLFALALLLTAGLALVPFARTPWEAMGCGGLAMAGGGGLLALLTSDMLARVPQEAISTASGVTAAAQSAAYIVANPLIGFAVKRTGSYRPAIFGLAAWLLPGCLTWLLWRPPPRVVRAEGPPREEHAEES
- a CDS encoding diguanylate cyclase, which translates into the protein MTTDPLLFARSIVSGFPDAAVLLDRELRAVHYNSIFVSLTGLRHRDLQRTLAKGASVFEVLGHSVDTDRRNAEASLGGGRVIHLAEVRVQNLSGQTFTVLQTFIPLLDEGGVAVGVIEAFRDVSAEARMQMHYKELLAQERARADDLERQVLQRTNELTAALEEVTRLSLVDPLTGVLNRRAFTEYAEQALSLARRHDRSVGLLMCDLDFFKKLNDTHGHQAGDSILVATAQGLGRTVRQTDKVARFGGEEFLVLLTETLPEAVVQVAERCRQVVYDLPVGELVPGSTRRQTISIGVAVFPEHGRSLEELVGHADEALYEAKRLGRNRVEVYSPRTEAPPPQALHRNTVRALIVDPDRGRAEAYRKALDARYEVSVAHAATTGLTFCAHEQFDVVIADQDLGTESGVEFLRNTQAFLPGALRVLFLDTQDIFIAIRGTNVARVDFFLLRADGATHLPAAVEDGLVRRELARQNLRTPSDILRAVAPDQADEIDRLITDRALKLLYQPIVEVGSRKLFAYEALCRAASVSLASPEVLFDAALRVGRLWKLGRTVRELIADGLAAVPDSCLVFVNLHPAEIRDPHLMEGERHLRAYASRVVFELTERAAIPDFGCFLDTVDSLRALGYRFAVDDLGAGYASLNSVALLGPDFIKIDRSMVRDVDKAGRRSRLINRIVDFANGEGIRVIAEGVESEEEAVTLSDLGCHLLQGYHFGRPAALPGTSSD